The following proteins come from a genomic window of Populus nigra chromosome 6, ddPopNigr1.1, whole genome shotgun sequence:
- the LOC133696001 gene encoding pyruvate kinase 1, cytosolic-like, producing MNPHLNLEENMRLASVLEPSKPSFFPARTKIVGTLGPQSRTVEIITNCLKAGMSVAQFDFSWGDTEYHQETLDNLKAAVKSTKKLCGVMLDTVGPELQVINKTERPISLLEDSFVVLTPDQDKEATSSLLPINFTGLSSAVKKGDTIFIGQYLFTGSETTSVWLEVTEVNGEDVVCLVKNSTTLSGPLYTLHVSQIHIDLPTLTDKDKEVISTWGVRNNIDILSLSYTRHAEDVRHAREFLSKLGDLYQTQIFAKIENVEGLTHFDEILEEADGIILSRGNLGIDLPPEKVFMFQKTAVFKCNMAGKPAVVTRVVDSMTENLRPTRAEATDVANAVLDGSDAILLGAETLRGLYPVETISTVGKICAEAEKVFNYDLYYKRTVKYAGDEMSHLESITSTAVRAAIKVKASVILCFTSTGRAARLIAKYKPITPVISVVIPRVKTDQLRWSFTGAFEARQSLIVRGVFPMLADPRHQAESTNATNESVLKVALDRGKAAGFIKPHDRVVVCQKLGDSYVVKILELED from the exons ATGAATCCGCACTTGAATCTTGAAGAGAACATGAGGTTGGCTTCAGTTCTTGAGCCATCAAAACCT AGTTTCTTTCCTGCAAGGACAAAGATTGTTGGCACACTTGGTCCACAATCTCGAACTGTGGAGATAATAACTAATTGTCTGAAGGCAGGAATGTCTG TGGCACAGTTTGATTTTTCATGGGGTGATACTGAATACCATCAAGAGACATTGGATAATCTGAAAGCAGCTGTCAAGAGTACCAAGAAACTCTGCGGG GTAATGCTTGATACTGTGGGTCCAGAGTTACAGGTGATCAATAAAACTGAGCGCCCGATATCCCTTCTGGAAGATAGCTTTGTTGTCCTAACACCAGATCAGGACAAAGAAGCCACTTCAAGTCTGCTACCCATAAATTTTACTGGGTTGTCATCG GCAGTGAAGAAGGGAGACACAATTTTTATAGGTCAATACCTCTTTACAGGAAGTGAAACTACTTCTGTGTGGCTAGAG GTCACTGAAGTAAATGGCGAGGATGTTGTTTGCTTGGTAAAGAATTCTACTACCTTGAGTGGGCCACTATATACTTTGCATGTCTCTCAAATCCATATTGATCTGCCTACTCTCACTGACAAAGATAAGGAG GTTATAAGCACATGGGGTGTTCGAAACAACATAGACATCCTCTCACTTTCATACACCAGGCATGCTGAAGATGTTCGTCAT GCACGTGAATTTCTTTCTAAACTGGGCGACCTCTATCAGACTCAAATTTTTGCGAAAATTGAAAATGTAGAG GGATTAACTCATTTTGATGAGATCCTTGAAGAAGCAGACGGTATCATCCTTTCTCGTGGAAATTTGGGGATAGATCTCCCACCAGAGAAG GtgtttatgtttcaaaaaactGCTGTTTTTAAGTGCAATATGGCTGGAAAACCTGCTGTGGTAACTCGTGTCGTGGACAGTATGACAGAGAATTTGAGACCTACTCGTGCAGAAGCAACTGATGTTGCCAACGCAGTATTGGAtg GGAGTGATGCAATTCTTCTAGGTGCAGAAACCCTGAGAGGATTGTATCCAGTTGAGACCATCTCTACAGTTGGGAAAATTTGTGCTGAG GCAGAGAAGGTTTTCAATTATGATTTGTATTACAAAAGAACTGTCAAATATGCAGGAGATGAAATGAGCCATTTGGAGTCTATTACTTCCACTGCG GTCCGTGCAGCTATCAAGGTTAAAGCTTCTGTAATTTTGTGCTTCACTTCTACTGGAAGAGCTGCaag GTTGATTGCAAAGTACAAGCCCATAACGCCTGTTATATCTGTTGTTATCCCTCGGGTAAAGACTGATCAACTGCGTTGGTCCTTTACTGGTGCTTTTGAG GCAAGGCAGTCACTCATTGTCAGGGGAGTTTTTCCTATGCTTGCTGATCCTCGACACCAA GCTGAATCTACAAATGCAACAAATGAATCAGTTCTGAAGGTTGCTCTAGATCGTGGCAAGGCAGCTGGTTTTATAAAGCCGCATGACCGGGTTGTTGTTTGCCAAAAGCTTGGAGATTCATATGTGGTGAAGATCCTTGAGCTTGAAGATTAA